In one Mucilaginibacter ginsenosidivorax genomic region, the following are encoded:
- a CDS encoding sensor histidine kinase, whose amino-acid sequence MRGIVIFIFFGFLGLCCQAQKPVMYLDSINPVIKYDSHGDSIRKYFSVTFFNYQSFHPKNKKVVLTAFYSNKLAVNYRQAIQKIPRLKEYGNSRSQAYIQMVDGYAGRYAIPVFDSSGIIITVNGINPQNVNLFQFRVIEDKQKVVLPWTKPKLFCKAYLMTQIADAGKIDELSAYLGQFKQDYGKALTFQVRRINAPDSIESSISAYWVKWQPRVVGVFTFSQLPDFLSLFKKQWTSPMEDPNQSDWSKDTVLLKLKKDFRYNENNLIFYLDDIIKSRSIIEYNLVNGRDSTGWTVNDFDFNLVWLKNLSPGHYQLKIRYSVQRNNICSYAFTVTAAWYQTVWAKAALSLLGILAVGFVLLLWRSGKQAAKLKEESTLKQLVQTELRSIRSQFNPHFVFNALSSIQGLITKNDSQNASKYLIEFSNLMRDSLKASDREFVNIFTEIKILENYLALEKLRFGFDYQIKVSEEIDAGALEIPALFLQPLVENAVKHGISALQENGQLMVLFEKLDNDMVVSVNDNGKGFNPNDDAKGFGLQLTNERIKLLNQTLNGQHIEFLVKRTDNVTQVIIHFKNWLI is encoded by the coding sequence ATGCGCGGTATCGTCATATTTATATTTTTTGGTTTCCTGGGGCTTTGCTGCCAGGCGCAAAAACCGGTAATGTACCTGGATAGCATCAACCCTGTCATTAAATACGATAGTCATGGCGACTCTATCAGGAAATATTTTTCCGTGACATTTTTTAATTACCAAAGCTTTCACCCTAAAAATAAAAAGGTGGTGCTTACCGCATTTTACTCCAATAAACTGGCGGTAAACTATCGCCAGGCTATACAAAAAATTCCGCGGTTAAAGGAATACGGCAACTCCAGGTCGCAAGCTTATATCCAAATGGTAGATGGCTATGCAGGCAGATATGCCATCCCTGTTTTTGATTCGTCGGGAATAATTATAACCGTTAACGGCATCAACCCGCAAAACGTAAACCTATTTCAATTCAGGGTTATAGAGGATAAACAGAAAGTGGTGTTGCCATGGACAAAGCCAAAGTTGTTTTGCAAAGCCTACCTGATGACTCAAATTGCCGATGCCGGTAAGATAGACGAGTTATCTGCCTATTTAGGCCAATTTAAACAGGACTATGGCAAAGCACTTACCTTCCAGGTACGCCGGATTAATGCGCCCGACAGTATTGAATCTTCGATATCTGCTTATTGGGTAAAATGGCAGCCAAGGGTTGTAGGCGTTTTCACGTTTTCGCAGCTGCCCGATTTTTTGAGTCTTTTTAAAAAGCAATGGACAAGCCCGATGGAAGACCCCAATCAAAGCGACTGGAGTAAGGATACCGTTTTGTTAAAGTTGAAAAAAGACTTCCGGTACAACGAAAATAACCTGATTTTTTATTTAGATGATATTATTAAATCGAGAAGCATTATTGAATATAACCTGGTAAACGGCAGGGACAGCACCGGTTGGACGGTTAATGATTTTGATTTTAACTTGGTGTGGCTCAAAAACCTGTCGCCTGGGCATTACCAGTTAAAAATACGGTATAGCGTACAGCGCAATAATATTTGCAGCTATGCATTTACGGTAACAGCGGCCTGGTATCAAACGGTATGGGCAAAAGCTGCCTTAAGTTTGCTTGGTATATTGGCAGTAGGGTTTGTGCTGTTACTATGGCGATCGGGGAAGCAGGCAGCAAAGCTTAAAGAAGAAAGTACCCTAAAGCAATTGGTGCAAACCGAGCTCAGGTCTATCCGGTCGCAATTTAACCCGCATTTTGTGTTTAATGCCCTTAGTTCCATACAAGGGCTTATCACCAAAAACGATTCGCAGAACGCGTCGAAATATTTAATTGAGTTTAGCAATCTAATGCGCGATTCCCTAAAAGCCAGTGACCGGGAATTTGTAAACATTTTTACCGAAATAAAGATATTGGAGAACTACCTGGCACTGGAAAAACTGCGGTTTGGCTTTGATTATCAAATTAAAGTGAGCGAAGAAATAGATGCCGGCGCCCTTGAAATACCCGCCTTGTTTTTACAGCCCCTGGTAGAGAATGCGGTAAAGCACGGTATATCGGCCCTGCAGGAAAACGGGCAATTGATGGTATTGTTTGAGAAATTGGATAACGACATGGTAGTTAGCGTAAATGATAATGGCAAAGGCTTTAACCCTAATGATGACGCGAAGGGCTTTGGCCTGCAGTTAACTAATGAGCGCATAAAACTACTGAACCAGACATTGAACGGGCAGCATATAGAATTTTTGGTAAAAAGGACGGATAATGTAACCCAGGTTATTATCCATTTTAAAAATTGGTTAATATGA
- a CDS encoding LLM class flavin-dependent oxidoreductase encodes MKKIGFLSFGHWSNHPAYQARTASDTLLQSIDLAVAAEEIGLDGAYFRVHHFARQLASPFPLLSAIGAKTSKIEIGTGVIDMRYENPMYMVEDAGAADLISGGRLQLGISRGSPEQVIEGWRYFGYEPAAGENDADMGRKKALDFLDKLKGEGFAQPNPYPMFPNPPGLLRLEPHSEGLRERIWWGAASNATAVWAAEQGMHLQSSTLKFDESGKPFHIQQAEQIRLYKEAWKKAGHQREARVSVSRSIFALVTEQDRLYFGQQGKGADSFGYIEADKRAVFGRSYAAEPDQLIKELAQDEAIQEADTLLLTIPNTLGVEYNVHVLSAILEHVAPALGWR; translated from the coding sequence ATGAAGAAAATTGGATTTTTATCATTCGGGCATTGGTCAAACCATCCGGCGTACCAGGCGCGTACCGCCAGCGATACCCTGCTGCAGTCTATTGATTTGGCTGTTGCCGCGGAAGAAATTGGGTTAGATGGCGCTTATTTTCGGGTTCATCATTTTGCGCGGCAGCTGGCATCGCCGTTTCCGCTGCTTTCGGCTATCGGGGCAAAAACCAGTAAGATAGAGATAGGCACGGGTGTTATAGATATGCGGTATGAAAACCCGATGTATATGGTAGAAGATGCCGGCGCTGCCGACCTGATTTCGGGCGGGCGCTTACAATTGGGTATCAGCCGCGGTTCGCCCGAGCAGGTGATTGAGGGCTGGCGTTATTTTGGTTATGAGCCTGCTGCCGGAGAAAACGATGCAGATATGGGACGAAAAAAGGCTTTAGATTTTTTGGATAAGTTAAAAGGAGAGGGGTTTGCCCAGCCTAACCCTTACCCAATGTTCCCGAACCCGCCGGGCTTATTACGCCTTGAGCCGCATTCGGAAGGTTTACGGGAACGCATCTGGTGGGGAGCCGCCTCAAATGCAACAGCCGTTTGGGCTGCCGAACAGGGCATGCACCTGCAAAGCTCGACCCTGAAATTTGACGAAAGTGGCAAGCCGTTCCATATCCAGCAGGCAGAACAGATAAGGCTATATAAAGAAGCCTGGAAAAAAGCCGGGCACCAGCGCGAAGCGAGGGTATCGGTAAGCCGCTCTATTTTTGCACTGGTAACCGAGCAGGACAGGCTTTACTTTGGCCAGCAGGGAAAAGGCGCCGATAGCTTTGGTTACATCGAAGCCGATAAAAGGGCGGTCTTCGGCAGAAGCTATGCAGCCGAACCTGACCAGCTCATCAAAGAACTGGCTCAGGACGAAGCGATACAGGAAGCGGATACACTGCTGCTTACCATACCGAACACGCTGGGCGTGGAGTACAATGTTCATGTGCTATCGGCCATTTTAGAGCATGTTGCCCCGGCATTGGGCTGGAGATAA
- a CDS encoding SMI1/KNR4 family protein yields MKTILQQISKLAIQLHKTTFTDEQIKSNWLGTTAASNEAILAAESRLGIELPNDYKSFLSITNVFFTPSNATEPTFETIDKINYLKYVDAFLLEVWNKGILINVGEQLNKAIVIGGLNDEQYFFLIPPKGANSKWQYWKFANWIPGEEPYLNLESYFASVLEHMKNT; encoded by the coding sequence ATGAAAACTATCCTCCAGCAAATTTCGAAGTTGGCAATTCAATTGCATAAAACAACATTTACTGATGAACAAATAAAATCAAACTGGTTAGGGACAACAGCTGCTTCTAACGAAGCAATACTTGCAGCAGAAAGTAGGTTAGGAATTGAATTACCCAACGATTATAAAAGTTTTCTATCAATCACGAATGTTTTTTTTACACCAAGCAATGCTACCGAGCCAACATTTGAAACAATAGACAAAATCAATTACCTGAAATATGTAGACGCCTTTTTATTGGAGGTGTGGAATAAGGGCATATTAATTAATGTAGGTGAGCAATTAAACAAAGCCATAGTAATTGGTGGATTGAATGATGAACAATATTTTTTTCTGATTCCGCCGAAGGGAGCTAATAGCAAATGGCAATACTGGAAATTCGCAAACTGGATCCCCGGCGAAGAGCCGTATTTAAATTTAGAAAGTTACTTTGCTTCGGTTTTGGAGCATATGAAGAATACTTAA